The proteins below are encoded in one region of Myxocyprinus asiaticus isolate MX2 ecotype Aquarium Trade chromosome 13, UBuf_Myxa_2, whole genome shotgun sequence:
- the LOC127450579 gene encoding uncharacterized protein LOC127450579 translates to METHTQHVRQVLQSLKDNLLFAKAEKCEFHHTTISFLGYILSSKGVEMDNLKVQAVQDWPCPKSVKELQCFLDLANFYRRFIRNFSLVAAPFTSLFKGQLKRLQWHDAAIQAIEELKTLFTCFS, encoded by the coding sequence ATGGAGACACACACTCAACACGTCCGACAAGTCTTGCAAAGCCTTAAGGACAACCTGTTATTCGccaaagcagagaaatgtgagtttcaccacACCACCATATCTTTCTTAGGATATATTTTGAGCTCTAAGGGGGTGGAGATGGACAACTTGAAAGTGCAAGCTGTCCAGGATTGGCCTTGCCCCAAATCTGTTAAGGAGCTACAATGTTTTCTGGACCTCGCAAATTTCTACAGGAGATTCATCCGAAACTTCAGCTTGGTAGCAGCTCCTTTCACCTCTTTGTTTAAGGGTCAACTCAAGAGATTGCAGTGGCATGATGCAGCGATACAAGCAATCGAGGAACTGAAGACCCTTTTCACTTGCTTTTCGTAG